A genomic segment from Inquilinus sp. KBS0705 encodes:
- a CDS encoding heme-copper oxidase subunit III: MAQIQQQEDKLNLAPKKFNMWIFIFTSFMFFAALTSGFIVYAGGKGHGMGIKLPDAFMYSTAAIILSSITMYMASNAAKGLQFAKQRLYLWLTILLGIVFFIVQMYAWYVLVNKMGVYFTNPNASQSFIYVFTGMHLLHILAGLFLLANTLWGSYKNIPQVKNLFRMQMSSIFWHFVDIIWIYLYVFLLLNQY; the protein is encoded by the coding sequence ATGGCGCAGATACAACAACAAGAAGATAAGCTTAACCTTGCCCCCAAAAAATTCAACATGTGGATATTCATTTTCACATCGTTTATGTTTTTTGCGGCATTAACAAGTGGCTTTATAGTATATGCAGGCGGTAAAGGGCATGGCATGGGTATTAAACTGCCAGATGCATTTATGTATAGTACCGCTGCAATAATACTTAGTAGTATAACTATGTACATGGCTTCAAATGCAGCTAAAGGTTTACAGTTTGCAAAACAAAGGCTTTATTTATGGCTTACTATATTATTAGGCATCGTGTTTTTCATAGTACAAATGTATGCCTGGTACGTACTGGTAAACAAAATGGGTGTCTATTTTACTAACCCAAATGCTTCCCAGTCGTTTATATACGTGTTTACAGGAATGCACCTGTTGCACATTTTAGCCGGTTTATTCCTGTTAGCCAATACCCTATGGGGTAGCTATAAGAACATACCACAGGTTAAAAATTTATTTAGAATGCAGATGTCCTCTATTTTTTGGCATTTTGTCGATATTATATGGATTTATCTGTATGTTTTTTTACTTTTGAACCAATATTAA
- the cyoE gene encoding protoheme IX farnesyltransferase, translating to MKWSDFSKLIKLRLTFLVVFSASICFLIGSKANGVIVWTDWVKLIIGGFLVTSAANGFNEIIEKDLDKLMKRTMDRPIPSGHMTTGQALVLSLFMGMAGTYLLGSLNILTGLLSVFSILLYAFAYTPLKRKSPIAVFVGAIPGALPPLIGYVAAHEKIDEIALILFGIQFIWQFVHFWAIAWVLDDDYKLAGFRLLPTGERDRVSAIITLIFAIVMIPVSLLPTFYGYGGYYVGGVSLVMSLVFLYQAFNLLRTLQIKEARKLMFGSFYYLPIVQLMFLFDFIGKVK from the coding sequence ATGAAGTGGAGCGATTTTTCTAAGCTAATTAAGTTGCGCCTAACCTTTCTGGTAGTTTTTTCAGCGTCTATATGTTTTTTAATAGGTAGTAAGGCTAACGGTGTAATTGTTTGGACTGATTGGGTAAAGCTGATTATTGGCGGTTTCCTGGTTACATCAGCAGCTAACGGCTTTAACGAGATAATTGAAAAGGACCTGGATAAGCTGATGAAGCGTACCATGGATAGGCCGATCCCATCAGGACATATGACGACAGGACAGGCTTTAGTGCTAAGCTTGTTTATGGGTATGGCAGGCACATATCTGTTAGGCAGCCTAAATATTTTAACGGGGCTATTATCGGTATTTTCGATATTACTATATGCATTTGCATATACACCGCTAAAGCGCAAATCGCCAATAGCGGTATTTGTAGGTGCTATACCCGGTGCTTTGCCGCCACTTATAGGTTATGTGGCAGCACACGAAAAAATTGACGAAATAGCCTTGATACTTTTCGGTATACAATTTATTTGGCAGTTTGTACACTTTTGGGCTATTGCCTGGGTGCTGGATGATGATTATAAGCTTGCAGGTTTCAGGCTATTGCCAACCGGCGAAAGAGACCGCGTAAGTGCAATTATTACCCTTATATTTGCTATTGTTATGATACCGGTGAGCCTTTTGCCAACCTTTTATGGTTATGGGGGGTATTATGTAGGTGGGGTATCATTAGTAATGAGCCTTGTGTTTTTATACCAGGCATTTAATTTATTACGCACGCTGCAAATTAAAGAAGCGCGTAAATTAATGTTTGGCTCGTTTTATTATTTGCCAATAGTGCAACTAATGTTTTTGTTTGATTTTATAGGAAAGGTGAAATGA
- a CDS encoding heme A synthase, with product MSINAPGKSFLKINLITIILLFVLILAGGVVRSTGSGMGCPDWPKCFGRYIPPTSIAELPVNYKQVYADKRLAKNQKFAKMLDVFGYSQLAVRIRNDRSILIPEEFNGARTWTEYINRLIGVISGIFLLLTAIYSFSYRKTNKPIIFLSVLNLILVGFQGWLGSIVVSTNLVAWIVTVHMLLALAILAISIATYHMAKVQERHVIKVKPLVAIVTLLVLALSVLQITFGTEVREKIDEVATHLEGSYRETWISKAGDIFSQHRDMAVIVLVLNVVLYALIRKGFSRHSVQQQIMSFSFLMIMLQIVTGILLSHFALPPYAQASHIVLASLVFGAQFYLLLNLFKSVNVQGGSK from the coding sequence ATGAGCATAAACGCACCCGGTAAAAGTTTTCTAAAAATAAACCTGATAACCATTATACTGCTATTTGTATTGATATTAGCAGGCGGTGTGGTGCGAAGTACCGGTTCGGGAATGGGCTGCCCTGATTGGCCTAAATGCTTTGGCAGATATATACCACCCACCAGCATTGCCGAATTACCTGTAAACTATAAGCAGGTTTATGCGGATAAGCGCCTGGCTAAGAATCAAAAATTTGCCAAAATGCTTGATGTTTTTGGATATAGCCAACTGGCAGTGCGTATACGTAACGACCGATCGATATTAATACCAGAGGAATTCAATGGCGCACGTACCTGGACAGAGTATATTAACCGGCTGATTGGCGTAATATCAGGCATTTTTTTACTGCTTACAGCGATTTACTCGTTTAGTTACCGTAAAACAAACAAGCCCATCATTTTTTTAAGCGTGCTGAATTTAATCTTGGTAGGCTTTCAAGGATGGTTAGGCTCAATAGTGGTATCAACCAATTTAGTGGCCTGGATAGTTACTGTACACATGTTATTAGCGCTGGCAATTTTAGCTATCAGTATTGCTACCTATCATATGGCAAAGGTACAAGAGCGGCATGTAATAAAAGTAAAACCATTGGTAGCTATAGTTACCCTGCTTGTTTTAGCATTAAGCGTTTTACAAATAACATTTGGTACCGAAGTGCGGGAAAAAATTGACGAAGTAGCCACCCATTTAGAAGGCAGCTACCGCGAAACATGGATAAGTAAAGCAGGTGATATATTTTCGCAACATAGGGATATGGCTGTAATTGTGCTGGTATTAAATGTTGTATTATATGCATTGATACGTAAGGGTTTTAGTCGTCATTCGGTACAGCAACAAATAATGAGCTTTTCGTTTTTAATGATCATGCTGCAAATAGTTACAGGTATACTATTATCGCATTTTGCTTTGCCTCCATATGCGCAGGCAAGCCACATTGTTTTGGCCAGCCTGGTATTTGGTGCGCAGTTTTACTTGTTATTGAATTTGTTTAAATCGGTTAACGTGCAGGGGGGCAGCAAATGA
- a CDS encoding cytochrome c oxidase subunit I has translation MDHKMIAKQFLVTGITMAFIAMILSILFRIQLAYPDKAFPLMETLLGRFAPGGRLDSNFYLSLVTIHGTIMVFFVLTAGLSGTFANLLIPLQVGARDMASPFMNMLSYWFFLTASVIMLSSFLVQKGPASGGWTIYPPLSALPKAMPGSGMGMTLWLISMVFFIASSLMGGINYVSTVLNMRTKGMDLWKMPLTVWALFLTAVLGVLAFPVLVAGVVLLIFDRSFGTSFYLSEIVLNGSQVQPYEGGSPILFQHLFWFLGHPEVYIVIMPAMGISSEVMSVNSRKPIFGYHAMVYSLIGITVLSFIVWGHHMFVTGMNPFLGGVFMITTLIIAVPSAVKTFNWLATLWRGNIRFTSAMLFAIGMVSFFISGGLTGIFLGNAALDINLHDTYFVVAHFHLVMGSAAIFGMLAGVYHWFPKMYGRLMNEKLGYLHFWLTFIGAYLVFFPMHFMGLDGVPRRYYAFTEFESMKRWLSVNTFITWAAIMSALAQVAFLINFVYSIFWGKKTTQNPWQANTLEWTAPVEHFHGNWVGEIPTVYRWPYDYSKPGAEDDYIPQTVPLSQTMSSNLPHDFEDNPTGLEAHNKWTSTQKANEEVK, from the coding sequence ATGGATCATAAAATGATTGCCAAGCAATTCCTGGTAACAGGTATTACAATGGCTTTCATCGCGATGATATTATCAATATTATTCAGAATACAATTAGCCTACCCTGATAAAGCATTCCCTTTAATGGAAACTTTATTAGGTCGTTTTGCACCTGGTGGTCGTTTAGATTCAAACTTCTACCTGTCGTTGGTTACTATACATGGTACCATCATGGTGTTCTTTGTATTAACAGCCGGCTTAAGCGGCACTTTTGCTAACCTTTTAATTCCACTACAAGTGGGTGCTCGTGATATGGCTTCGCCATTCATGAACATGCTTTCGTACTGGTTCTTCTTAACAGCCAGTGTTATTATGCTATCGTCGTTCCTGGTACAGAAAGGCCCTGCAAGCGGTGGTTGGACAATTTATCCACCACTATCGGCTTTGCCTAAAGCTATGCCAGGCTCGGGTATGGGTATGACGCTTTGGCTTATAAGCATGGTATTCTTTATCGCTTCATCATTAATGGGTGGTATTAACTATGTAAGTACTGTATTAAACATGCGTACCAAAGGTATGGACCTTTGGAAAATGCCTTTAACAGTTTGGGCTTTGTTCCTTACTGCTGTATTAGGTGTATTAGCATTCCCAGTATTGGTAGCAGGTGTGGTTTTATTAATATTCGACCGTAGCTTCGGTACCAGCTTTTATCTTTCAGAAATTGTTTTAAATGGTTCGCAGGTACAACCTTACGAAGGTGGTAGCCCAATATTGTTCCAGCACTTATTCTGGTTCCTGGGCCACCCTGAGGTATATATCGTTATTATGCCTGCAATGGGTATATCATCCGAGGTAATGTCGGTAAACTCGCGCAAACCAATTTTTGGTTACCATGCGATGGTTTACTCGCTTATCGGTATCACCGTATTATCATTTATAGTATGGGGCCACCACATGTTTGTAACCGGTATGAACCCATTCCTTGGAGGAGTGTTCATGATTACCACATTGATCATCGCTGTACCGTCGGCAGTAAAAACATTTAACTGGCTGGCTACCTTGTGGCGTGGTAATATCCGTTTCACATCGGCTATGTTATTTGCTATTGGTATGGTATCATTCTTTATATCAGGTGGTTTAACCGGTATATTCCTTGGTAATGCGGCGCTTGATATCAACTTGCACGATACTTATTTTGTGGTAGCTCACTTCCACTTGGTGATGGGTTCGGCAGCAATATTCGGTATGCTTGCCGGTGTTTATCACTGGTTCCCTAAAATGTATGGCCGTTTAATGAACGAAAAATTAGGCTACCTGCACTTTTGGTTAACGTTTATAGGTGCTTACCTGGTGTTCTTCCCGATGCACTTTATGGGCTTAGATGGTGTGCCTCGTCGTTACTATGCATTCACCGAGTTTGAATCAATGAAACGCTGGTTATCGGTAAATACATTTATTACATGGGCAGCAATTATGTCGGCATTGGCACAAGTTGCTTTCCTTATAAACTTTGTATACTCGATATTTTGGGGTAAAAAGACAACTCAAAATCCTTGGCAAGCTAATACTCTTGAATGGACAGCACCTGTTGAGCATTTCCACGGCAACTGGGTAGGAGAGATACCTACAGTTTACCGTTGGCCATATGATTACAGTAAGCCGGGAGCAGAGGATGATTATATCCCACAAACAGTTCCTTTGTCGCAAACAATGAGTTCGAACCTTCCGCACGATTTTGAAGATAATCCGACAGGTTTAGAGGCACATAATAAATGGACCAGTACTCAAAAGGCTAACGAAGAAGTAAAATAA
- a CDS encoding cytochrome c oxidase subunit II, producing the protein MGLKFLLRSKKMLSLVAAFVLLGTSQLFAQATDAAAATTATDAPADNGLLTAGYYILLFVIVCFVVGIVGKILRVFDLTQQIQGKNPMNWHNIMGVCCLIFLVAGMYGAYWEFTVQGAMILPESASVHGVKIDEMFWTTTVLTMIVFVITQILLFTFLFRYRYSEKRRGHFLPHNNTIEKVWTIAPAIVLTILVIFGFFTWQQITNTVDAKGEPASINVDVTGHQFAWELRYPGADGKLGQTNYKLVNASNKLGINFKDKYSYDDLQADTLVIPVRKSIKLNIHAQDVIHSVYMPHFRVQLNAVPGLPTYFKFTPTITTREMRAKVDDQTFEYLLYCNKICGGAHYNMKKVVRVVTEAEYQAWLSQQKPYLTDQLKKDLKFAAQKGTTQQNRLALNN; encoded by the coding sequence ATGGGATTAAAATTTTTATTACGTTCTAAAAAAATGCTTTCGCTTGTAGCCGCGTTTGTGCTTTTGGGCACCAGCCAGTTATTTGCTCAGGCTACAGATGCAGCTGCTGCAACAACAGCTACAGATGCCCCTGCAGATAATGGCTTGCTAACCGCAGGTTACTATATCTTGTTGTTTGTTATAGTATGCTTTGTTGTTGGCATAGTAGGTAAAATACTGCGTGTATTTGACCTTACCCAGCAAATTCAGGGTAAAAACCCAATGAACTGGCATAACATAATGGGCGTGTGCTGTTTGATATTCCTGGTTGCCGGTATGTACGGCGCTTATTGGGAGTTTACAGTACAAGGCGCAATGATACTGCCCGAATCAGCATCAGTACATGGCGTTAAGATAGACGAGATGTTTTGGACAACTACGGTATTAACGATGATCGTATTTGTAATTACCCAAATATTGTTGTTTACCTTTTTATTCAGATACCGTTATTCAGAAAAACGCAGAGGCCACTTTTTACCACATAATAATACCATTGAAAAAGTTTGGACAATTGCCCCGGCTATCGTTTTAACTATACTGGTTATATTCGGTTTCTTTACCTGGCAGCAAATAACCAATACGGTTGATGCTAAAGGTGAGCCGGCATCTATTAATGTTGATGTTACCGGCCACCAGTTTGCATGGGAATTACGTTATCCCGGAGCAGATGGCAAGTTAGGCCAAACCAACTACAAGCTGGTAAATGCTTCCAATAAATTAGGTATCAACTTTAAAGATAAATATAGCTACGACGATTTACAGGCAGATACTTTAGTTATACCTGTACGTAAATCAATTAAGCTAAACATACACGCGCAAGACGTTATACATAGTGTGTATATGCCTCATTTCCGTGTACAGCTAAACGCGGTACCGGGATTACCTACCTACTTTAAATTTACGCCAACCATCACAACAAGAGAGATGAGAGCAAAGGTGGACGACCAAACATTTGAATACCTGCTTTATTGCAACAAAATATGCGGTGGAGCCCATTATAACATGAAAAAAGTTGTGCGCGTTGTTACCGAAGCCGAATACCAGGCATGGTTATCACAGCAAAAACCTTATCTGACAGATCAACTTAAAAAGGATTTGAAATTTGCCGCTCAGAAAGGTACTACACAACAAAACAGGTTAGCGTTAAACAATTAA
- a CDS encoding quinol:cytochrome C oxidoreductase, whose product MKTHNSFEERFEFAGSAKTWSLVAIIIGVLAIAFGFIYKGGEHIANEHIQRTYSNLLLMSYYFVCICTAGVFFCAYQYVAQAGWSVAFIRIPQAFAKTLPVASVILLVVVTAGLFQTHEVLENGRKEVVPYLYAHWATHGLTTVGSENFDAIIAGKAPFLNIKFFYAMLVILLGAYSYFGIKLAKCSEDEDNLGGMSNYDKSFKLSCIFLVIFGFTFPIFAFGVIMSLEAHWFSTMFGWYNLAAMHVSGLAIIALTLILLQKKGYFSWTSENHVHSLGKLIFGFSIFWTYVWFAQFFLTWYANIPEESVYFYVRWEPQYKFWFWLNIAMNFLAPLLLLMSRDAKRLTNRMMWTCILLIAGHWLDYYLMVMPGTVGTEGRGFGVEEIGIFLGFAGLFTFLMLNALSKAQSLVPKKHPFLEESLHHHI is encoded by the coding sequence ATGAAGACTCATAATAGTTTCGAAGAAAGATTTGAATTCGCCGGTAGCGCCAAAACCTGGAGTTTGGTTGCTATTATAATTGGTGTATTGGCCATAGCTTTTGGATTTATTTACAAGGGCGGCGAACATATAGCTAACGAACATATACAACGCACATATAGTAACTTGTTGCTAATGTCGTACTACTTTGTGTGTATTTGCACTGCGGGCGTATTCTTTTGCGCTTACCAATACGTTGCACAAGCAGGCTGGTCTGTAGCTTTTATACGCATACCGCAGGCATTTGCTAAAACCTTACCTGTTGCAAGCGTTATTTTATTAGTAGTAGTAACCGCAGGTTTATTTCAAACACACGAGGTGCTTGAAAACGGCCGCAAAGAAGTTGTACCTTATTTATACGCACACTGGGCAACACATGGTTTAACAACAGTAGGCAGCGAAAATTTTGATGCTATAATAGCCGGTAAAGCGCCGTTCTTAAACATCAAATTCTTTTATGCGATGTTGGTTATACTGCTGGGCGCTTACAGCTATTTTGGAATTAAACTTGCAAAATGCTCAGAAGATGAAGACAATTTAGGTGGTATGTCTAACTACGACAAAAGCTTTAAACTGTCTTGTATATTTCTGGTAATATTTGGTTTCACTTTCCCAATATTTGCGTTTGGTGTGATCATGTCGTTAGAAGCTCATTGGTTCTCGACCATGTTTGGTTGGTATAATTTAGCAGCTATGCACGTAAGCGGTTTAGCAATTATTGCCTTGACACTTATATTGCTGCAAAAAAAGGGTTACTTCTCATGGACATCTGAAAACCACGTACACAGCTTAGGCAAACTAATATTTGGTTTCTCTATATTTTGGACGTATGTATGGTTTGCCCAATTCTTCCTTACCTGGTATGCCAACATTCCCGAGGAGTCGGTTTATTTCTATGTAAGATGGGAGCCTCAATATAAATTCTGGTTTTGGTTAAACATTGCCATGAACTTTTTAGCACCATTGTTATTACTGATGTCTCGTGACGCCAAGCGTTTAACAAACCGCATGATGTGGACCTGTATATTATTAATAGCCGGCCACTGGCTTGATTATTACCTGATGGTGATGCCGGGCACGGTAGGTACTGAAGGAAGAGGTTTTGGTGTAGAAGAAATAGGTATTTTCCTGGGATTTGCGGGTTTATTTACATTCCTGATGCTGAATGCTTTAAGCAAAGCGCAATCGCTGGTACCTAAAAAACATCCATTCCTTGAGGAGAGCCTGCATCATCACATATAA
- a CDS encoding cytochrome c has translation MLAMNKFRILGTTAIVIAASLVITSCKDKRSTGWEYAPNMYEHTAYDPDQPNPNFKDGKTAQVPPAGTIPIGFKRFDYPNTKEGYEKASLEVTSLISQTPNHLAEGKKLFTTFCSPCHGVTGQGDGLVVQHGYPPPPSYSKGQSSRGGAMKDLTDGKIYHTITYGVNAMGSYASQIAPEDRWKIVMYVHHLQNL, from the coding sequence ATGTTAGCTATGAATAAATTTAGAATATTGGGCACAACGGCTATAGTTATCGCTGCATCGCTTGTAATTACATCGTGCAAAGATAAACGCAGTACCGGCTGGGAATATGCCCCCAATATGTACGAACATACCGCATACGATCCGGATCAGCCAAATCCGAATTTTAAAGATGGCAAAACGGCTCAGGTGCCACCTGCAGGTACTATACCAATTGGTTTTAAGCGCTTTGATTATCCTAACACAAAAGAAGGTTACGAAAAAGCAAGCCTTGAAGTAACCAGCCTTATTTCGCAAACGCCAAATCATTTAGCAGAAGGTAAAAAGTTATTTACAACTTTTTGCTCGCCGTGCCACGGTGTTACCGGGCAGGGTGACGGTTTAGTGGTTCAGCATGGTTATCCGCCGCCGCCGTCGTATTCAAAAGGCCAATCGTCTCGTGGTGGTGCTATGAAAGATCTGACAGATGGTAAAATATATCATACCATAACTTACGGTGTTAACGCGATGGGTTCATACGCTTCGCAAATTGCGCCTGAGGATCGTTGGAAAATAGTTATGTATGTACACCATTTACAAAATTTATAA
- a CDS encoding DUF3341 domain-containing protein → MSKTKFILGLFDDPDDMMHGIEKLQKSSVPIYDVYTPMPIHGIEDKLGVKESRLGYAAFCFGCLGASVIFSIVYYTLVHDWPMNVGGKPSFAIPNFVPFTFEWTILFTAFGMTFTFFAATHLFPGRAPRVMDLRATDDRFVIAINAKGNIPHDEITNLLKEAGAVEVKHNDRKYVSYE, encoded by the coding sequence ATGAGCAAGACAAAATTTATATTAGGCCTATTTGACGATCCTGATGATATGATGCACGGGATTGAGAAGTTGCAAAAAAGCAGCGTTCCGATTTATGACGTGTATACACCGATGCCTATCCACGGTATCGAAGATAAATTAGGTGTTAAAGAATCAAGATTAGGTTACGCGGCATTTTGCTTTGGCTGCCTTGGTGCTTCGGTAATTTTCAGCATAGTGTATTATACACTGGTACACGATTGGCCGATGAACGTAGGTGGTAAACCAAGTTTTGCAATACCCAACTTTGTACCATTTACATTTGAGTGGACTATATTATTTACAGCGTTTGGTATGACGTTTACATTTTTTGCCGCTACGCACCTTTTTCCGGGCCGTGCGCCACGTGTAATGGACCTGCGTGCAACAGATGACCGTTTTGTTATTGCTATTAATGCAAAAGGCAATATACCACACGACGAAATAACCAATTTATTAAAAGAAGCAGGAGCAGTAGAAGTAAAGCATAACGATAGAAAATATGTTAGCTATGAATAA
- a CDS encoding hydrogenase, translating to MASHSESIIREPLITGKDITYAQITNDVLRPVENKPNKAWWIGFTVSSLGALLWVVSISYTFWFGLGAWGLNKTVGWAWDITGFVWWVGIGHAGTLISAVLLIFRQNWRNSINRSAEAMTIFAVICAATYIVAHMGRPWLAYFTLPLPNQYGSLWVNWNSALMMDVFAISTYFSVSLVFWYTGLLPDIASIRDRAVGLRRRIYSILSFGWTGSVKTWQRFETVSLILAGISTPLVLSVHTIVSFDFATSLEPGWHTTIFPPYFVAGAIFSGFAMVQTLLLVTRKVLGLENYITMFHIESMNKIIMLTGSIVGVAYITEFFIAWYSQVEYEQYAFINRATGPYWWAYWSMMSCNVISPQLFWSKKLRTSIKFSWFLSIIVNIGMWFERFVIIVTSLHRDYIPSSWAMFYPTWVDVSVFIGSIGLFFTMFLLFLRVLPSVAMAEVKLLLKTSSEQAKKKLIDEGHLNPDEVQYYKESLVKYDSVDMADYEK from the coding sequence ATGGCATCTCACAGTGAATCAATAATCAGGGAACCGTTAATAACCGGCAAGGATATTACCTATGCTCAAATTACTAACGACGTATTGCGCCCTGTTGAAAATAAACCAAATAAAGCGTGGTGGATAGGTTTTACCGTATCATCATTAGGCGCTTTGCTTTGGGTTGTTTCTATCAGCTACACCTTTTGGTTTGGTTTAGGAGCATGGGGGTTAAATAAAACAGTAGGCTGGGCCTGGGACATCACCGGTTTCGTGTGGTGGGTAGGTATTGGCCACGCGGGTACGCTTATATCTGCGGTACTGTTAATATTCCGTCAAAACTGGCGAAATTCCATTAACCGTTCTGCCGAGGCGATGACCATTTTTGCGGTAATTTGCGCGGCTACCTACATTGTAGCGCACATGGGCCGCCCATGGTTAGCTTACTTTACTTTGCCATTGCCAAACCAGTACGGCTCGTTATGGGTAAACTGGAACTCGGCACTGATGATGGACGTGTTCGCTATCTCAACTTACTTCTCGGTATCATTAGTATTCTGGTATACAGGTTTATTGCCTGATATCGCATCAATACGTGACCGTGCTGTAGGTTTACGCCGCCGTATATACTCTATACTATCATTCGGTTGGACAGGTTCGGTAAAAACCTGGCAACGTTTTGAAACTGTATCGCTGATATTAGCAGGTATATCTACACCACTGGTACTTTCGGTACACACCATTGTATCATTTGACTTTGCTACATCATTGGAGCCTGGATGGCACACTACCATATTCCCTCCATACTTTGTGGCAGGAGCTATATTCTCGGGTTTTGCCATGGTGCAAACCTTATTATTGGTTACCCGTAAGGTATTAGGATTAGAGAATTACATCACCATGTTCCACATCGAGTCGATGAATAAGATCATCATGCTTACAGGTTCAATTGTGGGAGTGGCTTATATCACTGAGTTCTTTATAGCATGGTACTCGCAGGTTGAATACGAGCAATACGCTTTTATTAACCGTGCAACCGGGCCATACTGGTGGGCATACTGGAGCATGATGTCATGTAACGTGATATCACCACAGTTGTTCTGGTCTAAAAAATTACGTACCAGCATCAAGTTTTCATGGTTCCTGTCAATCATCGTTAACATTGGTATGTGGTTTGAGCGTTTTGTAATTATCGTTACCTCGCTACACCGCGATTACATCCCCTCAAGCTGGGCAATGTTTTATCCTACCTGGGTAGATGTAAGCGTATTTATTGGCTCAATAGGTTTATTCTTTACCATGTTCCTGTTATTTCTTAGAGTATTACCATCGGTTGCAATGGCCGAGGTTAAATTATTGCTGAAAACATCAAGTGAGCAGGCTAAGAAGAAACTGATAGACGAAGGCCATTTAAACCCTGACGAGGTTCAGTATTACAAAGAATCATTAGTTAAGTACGACAGCGTTGACATGGCTGATTACGAAAAATAA